CGCGTTTCATCGGATATCCGGTCGAATCGTTCAAGCTCTGGGCCTTCGTGTTTTCTGCTGTTATTGCCGGCGTCGCCGGCGCATTGTATGTGCCGCAAATCGGTATCATCAATCCTGACGAATTCAGTCCGATCAACTCGATCGAGGTCGTCATCTGGGTCGCGGTGGGAGGCCGGGGAACACTCTACGGCGCGATCGCCGGCGCGGTGCTGGTCAATTATGCGAAGACCTATTTCACGGGTGCGATTCCCGAAGTATGGCTGTACGCCCTGGGCGCGCTGTTTGTTCTGGTGACGGTATTTCTGCCTCGCGGTTTTGCCGGCCTGCTGCGGGCAAAGGATAAACAGCAATGAGCATTCGCGACAAGATGCTCTATCTCGACAAGGTGACCGTCAGCTTCGACGGTTTCAAGGCGCTTAATGAACTCACGCTCTGCATCGAGCCGGGCGAGTTGCGTTGCATCATCGGTCCCAATGGCGCAGGCAAGACCACGATGATGGACGTGATTACCGGCAAGACCCGTCCGGACTCCGGGTCCGCGCGCTTCGGGCGTTTCATTGAAGCGCTGGAGTTGGCAGGTAAGGATGCCGAAGACGATTACTGGCAGGGTCTCGACCTGCTGAAGATGTCAGAGACGGAGATCGTGAAGGCCGGAATCGGGAGAAAATTCCAGAAGCCGACCGTGTTCGAGCAGTTGACCGTGCTGGAGAATCTCGAACTCGCGCTGGCAGGCGACCGCTCGTTTCTGAAGACTCTATTGGCATGGATCAACCCGGACCAGCAAGAGAGAATCGACGAGGTGCTCGCCATCATCGGCCTTTCCGAACAACGCCTGGCGCCGGCGCGTATCCTTTCCCACGGCCAGAAGCAGTGGCTCGAGATCGGCATGCTTCTGATGCAGGAACCGGAACTGCTTCTGGTGGACGAGCCGGTT
The Terriglobia bacterium DNA segment above includes these coding regions:
- the urtD gene encoding urea ABC transporter ATP-binding protein UrtD, yielding MSIRDKMLYLDKVTVSFDGFKALNELTLCIEPGELRCIIGPNGAGKTTMMDVITGKTRPDSGSARFGRFIEALELAGKDAEDDYWQGLDLLKMSETEIVKAGIGRKFQKPTVFEQLTVLENLELALAGDRSFLKTLLAWINPDQQERIDEVLAIIGLSEQRLAPARILSHGQKQWLEIGMLLMQEPELLLVDEPVAGMTPQEIERTSKLLRSLSGEHTVVVVEHDMDFVRSIARRVTVLHEGSVLADGEMSEVQNDPRVIEVYLGV